One genomic segment of Culturomica massiliensis includes these proteins:
- a CDS encoding type IV secretory system conjugative DNA transfer family protein, with translation MEESKELQGFYKIFRAVVYVSVLLEFFEYAIDPAVFDQWGGILTDIHGRIKRWTIYQDGHLVYSKIATILLICITCIGTRNKKHLEFNARKQVIFPLTGGLLLLVLSVWLFGHPMEMRLYTLPLNRILYMAASLVGVILVHIALDNISKFIKEGLMKDRFNFENESFEQSEEIQENKYSVNIPMRYYYKGKFRKGWVSISNPFRGTWVVGTPGSGKTFSIIEPFIRQHSAKGFAMVVYDYKFPTLATKLYYHYKLNEKLGRVPKGCKFNMINFVDVEYSRRVNPIQAKYINNLAAASETAETLLESLQKGKKEGGGGSDQFFQTSAVNFLAACIYFFVNYEREPYDKDGNMLYAEKRQDPETKFWKPTGVVRDKEGGNIVEPAYWLGKYSDMPHILSFLNESYQTIFEVLETDNEVAPLLGPFQTAFRNKAMEQLEGMIGTLRVYTSRLATKESYWIFHRDGDDFDLKVSDPKNPSYLLIANDPEMESIIGALNALILNRLVTRVNTGQGKNIPVSIIVDELPTLYFHKIDRLIGTARSNKVSVTLGFQELPQLEADYGKVGMQKIITTVGNVVSGSARSKETLEWLSNDIFGKVVQVKKGVTIDRDKTSINLNENMDSLVPASKISDMATGWICGQTARDFVKTKTGVGGSMNIQESEEFKTTKFFCKTDFDMGEIKKEEAAYVPLPRFYTFKSREERERILYKNFVQVGQDVKEMIKDVLNKRGAK, from the coding sequence ATGGAAGAAAGCAAAGAGTTACAAGGATTCTACAAGATATTCCGTGCAGTCGTCTATGTGTCGGTTCTGCTGGAGTTCTTCGAGTATGCCATTGACCCGGCAGTATTCGACCAGTGGGGCGGCATACTGACTGACATCCACGGACGTATCAAGCGATGGACGATCTATCAGGACGGCCATCTCGTGTACAGCAAGATAGCCACGATACTGCTGATCTGCATCACCTGTATCGGTACGAGGAACAAGAAGCATCTGGAGTTCAACGCCCGCAAGCAGGTGATTTTTCCCCTGACTGGCGGACTGCTTCTGCTTGTCCTGTCTGTGTGGCTGTTCGGACATCCGATGGAAATGCGGCTCTATACGCTGCCGCTGAACCGTATCCTATACATGGCGGCTTCGCTCGTGGGAGTGATACTGGTACATATAGCCCTGGACAATATCTCCAAGTTCATCAAGGAGGGCTTGATGAAGGACCGCTTCAACTTCGAGAACGAGAGTTTCGAGCAGAGCGAAGAGATTCAGGAAAACAAATACAGCGTAAACATCCCCATGCGCTACTATTACAAGGGGAAGTTCCGCAAGGGATGGGTCAGCATCAGCAACCCTTTCCGCGGGACGTGGGTCGTGGGAACTCCCGGCTCGGGTAAAACATTCAGTATCATTGAACCGTTCATCCGTCAGCACAGTGCAAAGGGATTTGCGATGGTTGTATATGACTACAAATTCCCGACACTCGCCACGAAACTTTACTACCATTACAAGCTGAACGAGAAGCTTGGAAGAGTTCCCAAGGGGTGCAAGTTCAACATGATCAACTTCGTGGACGTGGAATACAGCCGTCGTGTCAATCCTATTCAGGCAAAATACATCAACAACCTGGCGGCAGCCAGTGAGACGGCGGAAACCCTGCTCGAGTCATTGCAGAAGGGCAAGAAGGAAGGTGGCGGCGGAAGCGACCAGTTTTTCCAGACATCCGCTGTGAACTTCCTTGCTGCCTGCATCTATTTCTTTGTCAATTACGAACGGGAACCGTATGACAAGGACGGAAACATGCTGTACGCGGAGAAACGTCAGGACCCGGAAACCAAATTCTGGAAGCCGACCGGAGTCGTGCGTGACAAAGAGGGCGGCAACATCGTGGAGCCGGCCTACTGGCTGGGAAAGTATTCGGACATGCCGCACATATTATCGTTCCTGAACGAAAGTTATCAGACCATCTTTGAGGTACTGGAGACTGACAACGAGGTGGCACCGCTGCTCGGGCCGTTCCAGACTGCCTTCAGGAACAAGGCCATGGAGCAGTTGGAAGGTATGATCGGTACGCTGCGTGTCTATACGTCCCGTCTGGCGACCAAGGAATCGTACTGGATATTCCACCGTGACGGTGATGACTTTGACCTGAAGGTGAGCGATCCAAAGAATCCGAGCTACCTGCTCATCGCCAACGACCCGGAGATGGAGAGCATTATCGGTGCGCTGAACGCCCTTATCCTGAACCGCCTTGTCACCCGAGTAAATACGGGCCAAGGGAAGAACATCCCGGTGAGCATCATCGTGGACGAGCTGCCGACGCTGTATTTCCACAAGATAGACCGACTGATAGGAACAGCCCGAAGCAACAAGGTGAGCGTGACCCTGGGATTCCAGGAGCTGCCGCAGCTGGAGGCCGACTACGGCAAGGTAGGTATGCAGAAGATCATCACGACCGTGGGTAACGTGGTCAGCGGTTCGGCCCGCTCGAAAGAGACACTGGAATGGCTATCGAATGACATTTTCGGTAAGGTCGTGCAAGTGAAGAAGGGCGTGACCATTGACCGTGACAAGACCAGCATTAACCTGAACGAGAACATGGACAGTCTGGTGCCGGCATCAAAGATTTCCGATATGGCAACGGGATGGATATGCGGGCAGACAGCGAGGGACTTCGTGAAAACCAAGACCGGCGTAGGCGGCTCGATGAACATTCAGGAGTCGGAAGAGTTCAAGACCACAAAGTTCTTCTGCAAGACGGACTTCGATATGGGAGAGATAAAGAAAGAGGAAGCCGCATATGTGCCGCTGCCGAGATTCTACACTTTCAAATCGAGGGAGGAACGGGAACGCATCCTGTACAAGAACTTCGTGCAGGTGGGTCAGGACGTGAAGGAGATGATCAAGGATGTGTTGAACAAACGGGGTGCGAAATGA
- a CDS encoding IS4 family transposase — MNQGKYIFAQLTDFLPRRVFDRLVEKYSGNKKIRTFTCWNQMLCMIFGQLTARDSMRELMLSLEAHKSKYYHLGFGATVSRTNLGKANRNRDYRIYEEFAYTLIAEARNSYNKNDFEVKVDGNVYAFDSSTIDLCLNVFWWAEFRKHKGGIKLHTLYDVKTSIPTIVLVTNAKVHDVNMLDELSYEKGSFYIMDKGYVDFTRLHKLHTCGAYFVTRAKDNMRFRRMYSREVDKTTGIKCDQIGILETYKSLKAYPDKLRRVKYYDEELGREFVFITNNMELSAEEVALLYKNRWQVELFFKWIKQHLKVKSFWGTTMNAVKTQVYCAIITYCLVAIVAYKLKVNRPIYEILQILSFSLLDKTPVREILTNCDYKNVKELNYKQLKISWD; from the coding sequence ATGAACCAAGGCAAATATATCTTCGCTCAACTTACAGATTTTCTTCCCCGTCGTGTCTTTGACCGTTTGGTAGAGAAGTATTCCGGGAATAAGAAAATCAGAACATTCACCTGTTGGAATCAGATGCTGTGCATGATTTTCGGACAACTGACCGCCCGAGATAGTATGCGTGAGCTTATGCTCAGCCTTGAGGCACACAAGAGCAAGTACTATCACTTGGGATTCGGTGCAACAGTTAGCCGTACCAATCTGGGGAAAGCAAACCGGAATAGAGATTATCGTATCTACGAAGAATTTGCTTATACCCTGATTGCGGAAGCCCGTAATAGCTACAACAAAAATGACTTCGAGGTGAAAGTTGACGGTAATGTTTATGCCTTTGATTCCTCCACCATAGACCTTTGTCTGAATGTTTTTTGGTGGGCGGAATTTAGGAAACACAAAGGAGGCATCAAACTTCATACCTTGTATGATGTAAAGACTTCCATACCGACAATCGTACTGGTAACCAATGCTAAAGTACATGACGTAAACATGCTGGATGAGTTGAGTTATGAAAAGGGAAGTTTCTATATCATGGATAAAGGATATGTTGACTTCACCCGTTTGCATAAGCTTCACACCTGTGGTGCTTACTTCGTTACACGTGCAAAGGATAATATGAGATTCCGTAGAATGTATTCCCGTGAAGTCGATAAAACAACCGGAATAAAATGTGACCAGATTGGAATACTTGAAACGTATAAATCGCTCAAAGCATATCCGGACAAACTTCGGCGGGTTAAATACTACGATGAAGAACTGGGCAGAGAATTTGTGTTCATCACCAACAACATGGAACTCTCAGCAGAGGAAGTAGCCTTGCTATACAAGAACCGTTGGCAGGTGGAACTATTTTTCAAATGGATAAAGCAACACCTGAAAGTAAAATCTTTTTGGGGAACCACGATGAATGCAGTCAAGACACAAGTCTACTGTGCCATCATAACATACTGTCTGGTTGCCATTGTCGCTTACAAATTGAAAGTTAACCGTCCAATCTACGAAATCCTACAAATTTTGAGTTTTTCTCTACTGGATAAAACGCCTGTAAGAGAGATACTTACCAATTGCGATTACAAAAATGTCAAAGAACTAAATTATAAACAATTGAAAATCAGCTGGGACTAA
- a CDS encoding glycoside hydrolase family protein, with product MKHVRMFVIILLVSAVTTVYGQERHGTETGTARLSIYKLPPVERAIRCTKYYEGWHGEKKHWPYVGWGHKVLPGESFTNDITKAQGDSILRADMMKLCRLFSRFGRDSTLLSCLAYQVGPYRLLGSKDFPKSKLIQKLEAGNRDIYKEYISFRCYKGKVVPSIERRRKVEYLLLFEE from the coding sequence ATGAAGCACGTAAGGATGTTTGTCATCATACTGCTGGTATCTGCAGTGACAACAGTCTATGGGCAGGAAAGGCATGGAACAGAAACGGGAACTGCCCGACTGTCCATATACAAACTGCCCCCGGTGGAGAGGGCAATCAGATGTACGAAATACTATGAGGGCTGGCATGGTGAGAAAAAACACTGGCCCTATGTGGGATGGGGTCATAAGGTTCTTCCCGGAGAGAGCTTTACCAACGACATCACAAAAGCTCAGGGAGACTCTATCCTGCGAGCGGACATGATGAAACTTTGCCGTCTGTTCAGCAGATTCGGGCGTGATTCTACGTTGCTCTCGTGTCTTGCCTACCAGGTAGGCCCGTACCGGCTTTTAGGCAGCAAAGACTTTCCCAAAAGCAAGCTGATACAAAAACTGGAAGCCGGGAACAGGGACATTTACAAGGAGTACATTTCCTTCCGCTGCTATAAAGGCAAGGTAGTTCCGAGCATCGAGCGGAGAAGGAAGGTGGAATATCTGCTGCTTTTTGAAGAGTAA
- a CDS encoding M1 family metallopeptidase has product MPNTFMDVALNVETPDSLSLICSYPLDSDDTMKYSGKFSRILSQSLTLAFIRDEAYQRTDEYIPGKLPIYQIKDMQCGKERYDELLALTEAAIVFFGKVYGEDYISAERNVTALPVYLFHNGEGFSNRYNIGFISASQEKFSTKPDIYPLMHEIGHRWLGEWTLLIDDGQPGAYFIKETLNEFMTLMFIRYVCGNAYYETQLDWCKAEYEKIKGTPQDEPVVNVVTNNNNTVIYRKGSLALIRIAEQIGYGELMSVISRFYKEYAGKYPLKYTDFIDMLNESHAGVGDQLDQLLTAKSL; this is encoded by the coding sequence GTGCCGAATACCTTCATGGATGTAGCCTTGAATGTGGAAACACCAGATTCACTTTCTCTTATCTGCTCATATCCGCTGGATTCGGACGATACTATGAAGTACAGCGGCAAATTCAGCCGTATCCTGTCGCAGTCGTTGACGCTGGCCTTTATACGCGATGAAGCTTATCAACGGACAGATGAATACATCCCGGGCAAGCTGCCTATCTACCAGATCAAGGACATGCAGTGCGGCAAGGAGAGATATGACGAACTGCTTGCACTGACTGAAGCCGCTATCGTATTCTTTGGCAAAGTTTATGGAGAAGACTATATTTCCGCAGAGCGGAATGTGACGGCTCTTCCCGTGTATCTGTTCCATAACGGAGAAGGGTTCAGCAACAGATACAACATAGGTTTCATTTCAGCTTCGCAGGAAAAGTTCTCCACAAAACCCGACATATATCCGCTGATGCACGAAATCGGGCACCGGTGGCTGGGAGAATGGACGCTGCTCATTGATGACGGACAACCTGGTGCCTATTTCATCAAAGAGACACTGAATGAATTCATGACCCTCATGTTTATCAGGTATGTCTGTGGCAACGCATACTACGAAACCCAACTTGACTGGTGCAAGGCGGAATACGAGAAAATCAAAGGAACCCCGCAGGATGAACCTGTCGTCAATGTCGTGACAAACAACAACAATACCGTCATTTACAGAAAAGGTTCTCTGGCGCTGATCCGTATTGCGGAACAGATAGGATACGGTGAACTGATGAGCGTCATATCCAGATTCTATAAGGAGTATGCGGGAAAGTATCCGTTGAAATATACGGACTTCATCGACATGCTCAATGAAAGCCATGCAGGAGTTGGAGATCAACTTGACCAATTGTTAACAGCTAAATCATTGTAA
- a CDS encoding IS30-like element IS4351 family transposase translates to MSKHITEEQRYAISMMLQIPMSKKAIAEAIGVDKSTVYREIKRNCDARSGSYSMELAQRKADRRKQQKHRKEVLTPAMRKRIIKLLKKGFSPEQIVGRSRLEGIAMVSHETIYRWIWEDKRRGGKLHKYLRRQGRRYAKRGSKNAGRGFIPGRVDIDERPEIVELKERFGDLEIDTIIGKNHKGAILTINDRATSRVWIRKLSGKEAIPVAKIAVWALRKVKNLIHTITADNGKEFAKHEEIAQKLEIKFYFCKPYHSWERGANENTNGLIRQYIPKGKDFSEVTNKQIKWIENKLNNRPRKRLGYLTPNEKFKQIINQNSVAFAS, encoded by the coding sequence ATGAGCAAACATATAACCGAGGAACAAAGGTATGCAATTTCTATGATGTTGCAAATACCGATGAGCAAAAAAGCAATAGCGGAAGCTATCGGAGTAGATAAAAGCACTGTTTACAGGGAGATAAAGCGCAATTGCGACGCCCGAAGTGGTAGCTATAGCATGGAGCTTGCCCAGCGAAAAGCAGACAGGCGCAAGCAGCAAAAACATCGCAAGGAAGTGCTTACACCGGCAATGAGAAAACGGATAATAAAGCTGTTGAAGAAAGGATTCAGCCCGGAGCAGATTGTCGGCAGGAGCCGCTTGGAGGGAATTGCGATGGTATCTCACGAAACGATATATCGCTGGATTTGGGAGGATAAGCGGCGGGGTGGCAAACTGCACAAATATCTTCGCAGACAAGGTCGCAGGTATGCCAAACGTGGTTCTAAAAATGCAGGGCGAGGATTTATCCCAGGCAGGGTGGATATTGATGAGCGTCCCGAGATAGTGGAACTGAAGGAGAGATTTGGTGATTTAGAGATAGATACAATTATTGGTAAGAACCACAAAGGTGCCATTCTTACCATTAACGACAGAGCAACAAGCAGGGTCTGGATACGCAAGTTGTCGGGAAAAGAAGCCATCCCGGTAGCTAAGATTGCAGTATGGGCACTGCGGAAAGTGAAAAACTTAATACACACAATTACGGCTGACAATGGAAAGGAGTTTGCAAAGCACGAGGAAATTGCGCAAAAATTGGAAATAAAATTCTATTTTTGCAAACCATACCACTCATGGGAACGTGGTGCCAATGAAAACACCAACGGGCTTATCAGGCAGTATATCCCAAAGGGTAAGGACTTTAGTGAAGTAACCAACAAACAGATTAAGTGGATTGAAAATAAACTCAATAATCGACCTCGTAAAAGACTTGGATACCTCACGCCAAACGAAAAATTTAAACAAATTATTAATCAGAATTCTGTTGCATTTGCAAGTTGA
- a CDS encoding DUF6624 domain-containing protein yields MKQIFLSILLILSISLKAQSVQEIDSLLTGAYERDQKVRTESLTLMNKLTSTGADNVQVSIIDSLMLLQEQTKVIDKNNQILVASILKKGLPKGLSAQSYKAIWLIVDHAGLKFQKKHLPVMEEAVRKELINASDYAVLTDRIRMREGKPQKYGTQSYTVTVDGRQVIYIWPVEDAENLNEFRNEIGTGDIETYIQVLKATAGCDVIYDPELTVRQMKKMGLLKNMNTSK; encoded by the coding sequence ATGAAACAAATATTCTTATCCATTTTGCTTATATTAAGCATATCCCTGAAAGCTCAAAGTGTTCAGGAAATAGATTCCCTGCTGACTGGAGCATATGAGAGAGACCAGAAAGTCCGGACTGAATCCTTGACTCTGATGAATAAGCTGACCAGCACCGGAGCTGATAATGTTCAAGTCTCCATAATAGATTCTCTTATGCTGCTTCAGGAACAAACAAAGGTCATCGACAAGAATAACCAGATTCTTGTTGCTTCAATATTGAAGAAAGGACTGCCGAAAGGTTTGTCAGCACAATCCTATAAGGCTATATGGTTGATAGTAGATCATGCCGGTCTGAAATTCCAGAAAAAGCATCTCCCTGTAATGGAAGAAGCTGTGCGGAAAGAACTGATAAATGCAAGTGATTATGCAGTTTTGACAGATAGAATCAGAATGAGGGAAGGCAAGCCGCAGAAATATGGAACACAATCTTATACCGTCACAGTGGACGGCCGACAGGTTATATATATCTGGCCTGTAGAAGATGCCGAAAATTTAAATGAATTTCGTAATGAAATTGGTACCGGTGATATTGAAACATATATCCAAGTCCTTAAGGCAACGGCTGGATGTGACGTAATTTACGATCCTGAACTTACTGTCCGTCAAATGAAAAAGATGGGACTGCTGAAAAACATGAACACAAGCAAATAG